One genomic region from Populus nigra chromosome 8, ddPopNigr1.1, whole genome shotgun sequence encodes:
- the LOC133701591 gene encoding pectinesterase-like, translated as MLAAKMTQDKQNLTGISDSGKHISIFKKNKKLFLVILASLLLVTTIIAIVAGVNSHKSSKNEGTHAILKSSCSSTLYPELCYSAVATVPGATSNLASQKDVIELSINLTTKAVQHNFFTVEKLIATKKLTKREKTALHDCLEIIDETLDELHEALVDLNEYPKNKSLKKHTDDLKTLLSSAITNQETCLDGFSHDEADKKVRKALLKGQIHVEKMCSNVLAMIKNMTDTDVANELKTTNRKLMQEKEGNESEWPEWMSVADRRLLQSSSVTPDVVVAADGSGNYKTVSAAVAAAPKKSSKRYIIRIKAGVYRENVDVPKDKTNIMFMGDGRKTTIITASRNVVDGSTTFNSATVAAVGQGFLARGITFQNTAGPSKHQAVALRVGSDLSAFYDCDMLAYQDTLYVHSNRQFFINCLVAGTVDFIFGNAAVVLQDCDIHARRPNSGQKNMVTAQGRTDPNQNTGIVIQKSRIGATSDLQPVKSSFPTYLGRPWKEYSRTVIMQSSITDVIQPAGWSEWSGSFALNTLYYAEYQNSGAGAGTSRRVTWKGYRVITSATEAQRFTPGNFIAGSSWLRSTTFPFSLGL; from the exons atGCTTGCAGCCAAAATGACCCAAGATAAGCAAAACTTGACTGGAATATCAGATTCTGGCAAGCACATTTCTatcttcaagaaaaacaagaaactcTTCTTAGTTATTCTTGCTTCTTTGTTACTGGTTACCACTATAATTGCCATTGTCGCTGGTGTAAATTCACACAAGAGCAGCAAAAATGAAGGTACTCATGCCATCCTCAAATCCTCATGCAGCTCCACTCTGTATCCAGAATTGTGCTACTCAGCTGTTGCCACTGTCCCTGGAGCCACTAGCAATTTAGCTAGCCAAAAGGATGTCATTGAACTTTCCATAAACCTCACTACCAAAGCTGTTCAACACAATTTCTTTACCGTAGAAAAGCTCATAGCCACCAAGAAACTCACCAAACGAGAAAAGACTGCTCTCCATGATTGTTTGGAGATTATTGACGAGACTCTTGATGAGTTACACGAGGCTTTGGTGGATCTAAATGAGTACCCAAAGAACAAATCTCTTAAAAAACATACAGATGACCTCAAAACCCTGTTGAGCTCTGCCATAACCAACCAAGAAACATGCTTGGATGGTTTCTCTCATGATGAAGCAGATAAAAAGGTGCGCAAAGCTTTGTTGAAGGGCCAAATTCATGTTGAAAAGATGTGCAGTAATgtattggcaatgatcaagaATATGACAGACACAGACGTTGCAAATGAGCTCAAGACCACAAACAGGAAGCTCATGCAGGAAAAAGAAGGTAATGAAAGTGAGTGGCCGGAGTGGATGTCAGTAGCAGACAGGAGGCTGTTGCAATCCTCATCAGTGACTCCGGATGTGGTGGTGGCGGCTGATGGAAGTGGGAATTACAAGACAGTATCAGCTGCAGTTGCTGCTGCACCAAAGAAAAGCAGCAAAAGGTACATAATTCGTATCAAGGCAGGTGTTTACAGGGAAAATGTGGATGTACCAAAGGATAAGACAAACATAATGTTTATGGGAGATGGAAGAAAAACAACTATCATTACAGCAAGTAGGAATGTGGTTGATGGTAGCACAACCTTCAACTCTGCTACAGTTG CTGCTGTGGGTCAAGGATTCCTAGCCCGAGGCATAACTTTCCAAAACACAGCTGGTCCCTCGAAGCACCAAGCCGTGGCGCTAAGGGTCGGGTCTGACCTTTCAGCGTTTTACGATTGTGACATGCTAGCCTACCAAGACACCCTCTACGTCCATTCAAATCGTCAATTTTTCATTAACTGCCTCGTAGCAGGCACGGTTGACTTCATTTTTGGCAATGCTGCGGTTGTTTTACAAGATTGTGACATCCATGCTCGCCGTCCCAACTCAGGTCAAAAGAATATGGTCACGGCCCAAGGCCGGACGGACCCTAATCAAAACACTGGCATTGTGATTCAAAAGAGCAGGATCGGCGCCACCTCTGATTTACAGCCTGTTAAGAGCAGTTTCCCGACGTATCTTGGTAGACCCTGGAAGGAGTACTCGAGGACTGTCATCATGCAATCATCCATAACCGATGTAATACAACCAGCCGGGTGGTCCGAATGGAGTGGAAGTTTTGCACTGAACACGTTATATTATGCAGAGTATCAGAACTCGGGGGCTGGTGCTGGGACCTCTAGAAGGGTAACCTGGAAAGGATACAGAGTGATTACAAGTGCAACGGAGGCTCAAAGATTTACTCCTGGCAATTTCATTGCTGGCAGTAGCTGGTTGAGGTCGACTACCTTCCCTTTCTCCCTTGGCTTGTAA